In a genomic window of Tursiops truncatus isolate mTurTru1 chromosome 7, mTurTru1.mat.Y, whole genome shotgun sequence:
- the CAPN10 gene encoding calpain-10 isoform X7, with protein MRAPARELFRDAAFPASDSSLFSSFSTPLAQFREEITWRRPQEICATPQLFADRAQEGQVKQGLLGDCWFLCACAALQKSQHLLDQVFPPGQPSWLDQTYRGSFTCRVWQFGRWVEVTIDDRLPCLAGRLCFSRCQREDVFWLPLLEKVYAKVYGSYEHLWAGQVADALVDLTGGLAERWNLKDMAGASGQQDRPRGAERRTCRQLLSLKDRGLLSCSVLSPRTGTRALGEFHAFIVSDLQELRDRAGQSILLLRIQNPWGRRCWQGPWREGGEGWNRVESAAQSELLSQLQEGEFWVEEDEFLREFDEVTIGFPISEAGHLQSLCSGRALCHTQELPGAWVKGQSAGGCRNYSGFPSNPKFWLRVCEPSEVYMAVLQRPRLRTAGHPGRDYQAVGLHIWKVEKRRVSLPKALSAPPVAGTACHAYDREVHLRCELAPGYYLAVPSTFLKDVPGRFLLRVFSSGRVCLSAIQPAAQSAAPREVLPMGEWETVRLRGSWRVGRTAGGSRNFASYPTNPRFPLSVPEGAGPRCVRITLRQHCRDHEGLPIGFHVFQRVNRMHLATCSWRRRGGEVLEVRGHKPRSHGSQRLRTYSGASLHRRPPLGYSPGASKKVPVPGPKR; from the exons ATGCGGGCGCCGGCCAGGGAGCTCTTCCGGGACGCTGCCTTCCCGGCCTCGGACTCCTCGCTCTTCTCCAGCTTCTCCACGCCGCTGGCCCAGTTCCGGGAGGAAATCACGTGGAGGCGGCcccag gaaATCTGCGCCACACCCCAGCTGTTTGCAGATCGCGCTCAGGAAGGACAGGTGAAGCAAGGGCTGCTAGGGGACTGCTGGTTCCTGTGCGCCTGCGCCGCCCTGCAGAAGAGCCAGCACCTCCTGGACCAG GTCTTTCCTCCGGGACAGCCGAGCTGGCTCGACCAGACGTACCGCGGCTCCTTCACCTGTCGAGTTTGGCAGTTTGGACGCTGGGTGGAGGTGACCATAGATGACCGTCTGCCTTGTCTTGCAGGGAGACTCTGCTTCTCCCGGTGCCAGAGGGAGGATGTGTTCTGGCTTCCCTTACTGGAGAAGGTCTACGCCAA GGTCTACGGGTCCTATGAGCACCTGTGGGCGGGACAGGTGGCTGACGCCCTGGTGGACCTCACTGGTGGCCTGGCCGAAAGGTGGAACTTGAAGGACATGGCAGGAGCCAGCGGCCAGCAGGACAGGCCCAGGGGCGCGGAACGCAGGACTTGTCGGCAGCTGCTCAGCCTGAAGGACCGCGGTCTGCTGAGCTGCTCAGTGCTCAGCCCCAGAACAG GTACCAGGGCGCTGGGGGAGTTTCATGCTTTCATTGTCTCGGACCTGCAAGAGCTCCGGGATCGGGCTGGTCAGAGCATCCTGCTGCTGCGGATTCAGAACCCCTGGGGCCGGCGGTGTTGGCAGGGGCCCTGGAGAGAGGG GGGTGAAGGGTGGAACCGGGTGGAGTCCGCGGCCCAGTCTGAGCTGCTGTCACAGCTCCAGGAGGGGGAGTTCTGGGTGGAGGAGGATGAGTTTCTGCGGGAGTTTGACGAGGTCACCATCGGCTTCCCCATCTCGGAGGCTGGCCACCTGCAGAGCCTCTGCTCAG GAAGGGCGCTGTGCCACACTCAGGAGCTGCCCGGGGCCTGGGTCAAGGGCCAGTCGGCGGGAGGCTGCCGGAACTACAGTGGCTTCCCCAGCAACCCCAAGTTCTGGCTGCGGGTCTGCGAGCCCAGCGAGGTATACATGGCCGTCCTGCAGAGACCGCGGCTGCGCACGGCGGGCCACCCAGGCAGGGACTACCAGGCCGTGGGCCTGCACATCTGGAAG GTGGAGAAGCGGCGGGTCAGCCTGCCCAAGGCCCTGTCTGCGCCCCCCGTGGCGGGCACCGCATGCCACGCGTACGACCGCGAGGTCCACCTGCGCTGTGAGCTCGCCCCGGGCTACTACCTGGCCGTGCCCAGCACCTTCCTGAAGGACGTGCCAGGGCGGTTCCTGCTCCGGGTCTTCTCCAGCGGGAGAGTCTGCCTCAG CGCCATCCAGCCGGCAGCCCAGAGCGCTGCCCCCCGGGAGGTCCTGCCCATGGGCGAGTGGGAGACCGTGAGGCTGCGGGGCTCCTGGAGAGTCGGCCGGACGGCGGGGGGCAGCCGGAACTTTGCCTCCTACCCCACCAACCCCCGCTTCCCCCTCTCGGTGCCGGAGGGCGCGGGCCCCCGCTGCGTCCGCATCACCCTGCGGCAGCACTGCCGTGACCACGAGGGCCTCCCCATCGGCTTCCACGTCTTCCAG CGCGTGAACAGGATGCACCTAGCGACGTGTAGCTGGAGAAGGCGGGGAGGTGAAGTGCTAGAGGTCAGAGGTCACAAACCCAGATCCCATG GATCCCAACGGCTGAGGACGTACTCTGGTGCCTCGCTCCACCGCAGGCCACCCCTGGGGTACTCCCCCGGCGCTTCGAAAAAAGTGCCGGTGCCGGGGCCAAAGAGATGA
- the CAPN10 gene encoding calpain-10 isoform X1 — translation MRAPARELFRDAAFPASDSSLFSSFSTPLAQFREEITWRRPQEICATPQLFADRAQEGQVKQGLLGDCWFLCACAALQKSQHLLDQVFPPGQPSWLDQTYRGSFTCRVWQFGRWVEVTIDDRLPCLAGRLCFSRCQREDVFWLPLLEKVYAKVYGSYEHLWAGQVADALVDLTGGLAERWNLKDMAGASGQQDRPRGAERRTCRQLLSLKDRGLLSCSVLSPRTGTRALGEFHAFIVSDLQELRDRAGQSILLLRIQNPWGRRCWQGPWREGGEGWNRVESAAQSELLSQLQEGEFWVEEDEFLREFDEVTIGFPISEAGHLQSLCSGRALCHTQELPGAWVKGQSAGGCRNYSGFPSNPKFWLRVCEPSEVYMAVLQRPRLRTAGHPGRDYQAVGLHIWKVEKRRVSLPKALSAPPVAGTACHAYDREVHLRCELAPGYYLAVPSTFLKDVPGRFLLRVFSSGRVCLSAIQPAAQSAAPREVLPMGEWETVRLRGSWRVGRTAGGSRNFASYPTNPRFPLSVPEGAGPRCVRITLRQHCRDHEGLPIGFHVFQAGAPAPGRPGGVSRGRAERPPGSVRVIQSHTRLISIPKVHSSLGVTAQLRQPLVHSPGLRTTGHLCPELPPALHLQPGGPTGRRGCRCPAGAALKPRESSPPQTPWLSLEPARAWALGTSRKGTEGRPTPAET, via the exons ATGCGGGCGCCGGCCAGGGAGCTCTTCCGGGACGCTGCCTTCCCGGCCTCGGACTCCTCGCTCTTCTCCAGCTTCTCCACGCCGCTGGCCCAGTTCCGGGAGGAAATCACGTGGAGGCGGCcccag gaaATCTGCGCCACACCCCAGCTGTTTGCAGATCGCGCTCAGGAAGGACAGGTGAAGCAAGGGCTGCTAGGGGACTGCTGGTTCCTGTGCGCCTGCGCCGCCCTGCAGAAGAGCCAGCACCTCCTGGACCAG GTCTTTCCTCCGGGACAGCCGAGCTGGCTCGACCAGACGTACCGCGGCTCCTTCACCTGTCGAGTTTGGCAGTTTGGACGCTGGGTGGAGGTGACCATAGATGACCGTCTGCCTTGTCTTGCAGGGAGACTCTGCTTCTCCCGGTGCCAGAGGGAGGATGTGTTCTGGCTTCCCTTACTGGAGAAGGTCTACGCCAA GGTCTACGGGTCCTATGAGCACCTGTGGGCGGGACAGGTGGCTGACGCCCTGGTGGACCTCACTGGTGGCCTGGCCGAAAGGTGGAACTTGAAGGACATGGCAGGAGCCAGCGGCCAGCAGGACAGGCCCAGGGGCGCGGAACGCAGGACTTGTCGGCAGCTGCTCAGCCTGAAGGACCGCGGTCTGCTGAGCTGCTCAGTGCTCAGCCCCAGAACAG GTACCAGGGCGCTGGGGGAGTTTCATGCTTTCATTGTCTCGGACCTGCAAGAGCTCCGGGATCGGGCTGGTCAGAGCATCCTGCTGCTGCGGATTCAGAACCCCTGGGGCCGGCGGTGTTGGCAGGGGCCCTGGAGAGAGGG GGGTGAAGGGTGGAACCGGGTGGAGTCCGCGGCCCAGTCTGAGCTGCTGTCACAGCTCCAGGAGGGGGAGTTCTGGGTGGAGGAGGATGAGTTTCTGCGGGAGTTTGACGAGGTCACCATCGGCTTCCCCATCTCGGAGGCTGGCCACCTGCAGAGCCTCTGCTCAG GAAGGGCGCTGTGCCACACTCAGGAGCTGCCCGGGGCCTGGGTCAAGGGCCAGTCGGCGGGAGGCTGCCGGAACTACAGTGGCTTCCCCAGCAACCCCAAGTTCTGGCTGCGGGTCTGCGAGCCCAGCGAGGTATACATGGCCGTCCTGCAGAGACCGCGGCTGCGCACGGCGGGCCACCCAGGCAGGGACTACCAGGCCGTGGGCCTGCACATCTGGAAG GTGGAGAAGCGGCGGGTCAGCCTGCCCAAGGCCCTGTCTGCGCCCCCCGTGGCGGGCACCGCATGCCACGCGTACGACCGCGAGGTCCACCTGCGCTGTGAGCTCGCCCCGGGCTACTACCTGGCCGTGCCCAGCACCTTCCTGAAGGACGTGCCAGGGCGGTTCCTGCTCCGGGTCTTCTCCAGCGGGAGAGTCTGCCTCAG CGCCATCCAGCCGGCAGCCCAGAGCGCTGCCCCCCGGGAGGTCCTGCCCATGGGCGAGTGGGAGACCGTGAGGCTGCGGGGCTCCTGGAGAGTCGGCCGGACGGCGGGGGGCAGCCGGAACTTTGCCTCCTACCCCACCAACCCCCGCTTCCCCCTCTCGGTGCCGGAGGGCGCGGGCCCCCGCTGCGTCCGCATCACCCTGCGGCAGCACTGCCGTGACCACGAGGGCCTCCCCATCGGCTTCCACGTCTTCCAGGCAGGCGCCCCTGCTCCCGGGCGTCCGGGTGGGGTGAGCCGGGGTCGGGCAGAGAGGCCCCCGGGGTCTGTCCGCGTCATCCAGTCACACACAAGACTCATTTCTATTCCTAAAGTCCATAGCTCACTGGGGGTCACGGCTCAGCTCAGGCAGCCCCTCGTCCACTCGCCCGGGCTCAGAACCACTGGACACTTGTGTCCTGAGCTGCCCCCAGCACTGCACCTGCAGCCGGGAGGCCCGACAGGGCGCAGAGGGTGCCGTTGTCCAGCAGGAGCCGCCCTGAAGCCGCGTGAATCCTCCCCGCCCCAAACCCCGTGGCTGAGTCTGGAACCAGCGagggcctgggctctggggacCAGCAGGAAAGGGACGGAGGGGAGGCCCACACCCGCTGAGACGTGA
- the CAPN10 gene encoding calpain-10 isoform X8 encodes MRAPARELFRDAAFPASDSSLFSSFSTPLAQFREEITWRRPQEICATPQLFADRAQEGQVKQGLLGDCWFLCACAALQKSQHLLDQVFPPGQPSWLDQTYRGSFTCRVWQFGRWVEVTIDDRLPCLAGRLCFSRCQREDVFWLPLLEKVYAKVYGSYEHLWAGQVADALVDLTGGLAERWNLKDMAGASGQQDRPRGAERRTCRQLLSLKDRGLLSCSVLSPRTGTRALGEFHAFIVSDLQELRDRAGQSILLLRIQNPWGRRCWQGPWREGGEGWNRVESAAQSELLSQLQEGEFWVEEDEFLREFDEVTIGFPISEAGHLQSLCSGRALCHTQELPGAWVKGQSAGGCRNYSGFPSNPKFWLRVCEPSEVYMAVLQRPRLRTAGHPGRDYQAVGLHIWKVEKRRVSLPKALSAPPVAGTACHAYDREVHLRCELAPGYYLAVPSTFLKDVPGRFLLRVFSSGRVCLSAIQPAAQSAAPREVLPMGEWETVRLRGSWRVGRTAGGSRNFASYPTNPRFPLSVPEGAGPRCVRITLRQHCRDHEGLPIGFHVFQDPNG; translated from the exons ATGCGGGCGCCGGCCAGGGAGCTCTTCCGGGACGCTGCCTTCCCGGCCTCGGACTCCTCGCTCTTCTCCAGCTTCTCCACGCCGCTGGCCCAGTTCCGGGAGGAAATCACGTGGAGGCGGCcccag gaaATCTGCGCCACACCCCAGCTGTTTGCAGATCGCGCTCAGGAAGGACAGGTGAAGCAAGGGCTGCTAGGGGACTGCTGGTTCCTGTGCGCCTGCGCCGCCCTGCAGAAGAGCCAGCACCTCCTGGACCAG GTCTTTCCTCCGGGACAGCCGAGCTGGCTCGACCAGACGTACCGCGGCTCCTTCACCTGTCGAGTTTGGCAGTTTGGACGCTGGGTGGAGGTGACCATAGATGACCGTCTGCCTTGTCTTGCAGGGAGACTCTGCTTCTCCCGGTGCCAGAGGGAGGATGTGTTCTGGCTTCCCTTACTGGAGAAGGTCTACGCCAA GGTCTACGGGTCCTATGAGCACCTGTGGGCGGGACAGGTGGCTGACGCCCTGGTGGACCTCACTGGTGGCCTGGCCGAAAGGTGGAACTTGAAGGACATGGCAGGAGCCAGCGGCCAGCAGGACAGGCCCAGGGGCGCGGAACGCAGGACTTGTCGGCAGCTGCTCAGCCTGAAGGACCGCGGTCTGCTGAGCTGCTCAGTGCTCAGCCCCAGAACAG GTACCAGGGCGCTGGGGGAGTTTCATGCTTTCATTGTCTCGGACCTGCAAGAGCTCCGGGATCGGGCTGGTCAGAGCATCCTGCTGCTGCGGATTCAGAACCCCTGGGGCCGGCGGTGTTGGCAGGGGCCCTGGAGAGAGGG GGGTGAAGGGTGGAACCGGGTGGAGTCCGCGGCCCAGTCTGAGCTGCTGTCACAGCTCCAGGAGGGGGAGTTCTGGGTGGAGGAGGATGAGTTTCTGCGGGAGTTTGACGAGGTCACCATCGGCTTCCCCATCTCGGAGGCTGGCCACCTGCAGAGCCTCTGCTCAG GAAGGGCGCTGTGCCACACTCAGGAGCTGCCCGGGGCCTGGGTCAAGGGCCAGTCGGCGGGAGGCTGCCGGAACTACAGTGGCTTCCCCAGCAACCCCAAGTTCTGGCTGCGGGTCTGCGAGCCCAGCGAGGTATACATGGCCGTCCTGCAGAGACCGCGGCTGCGCACGGCGGGCCACCCAGGCAGGGACTACCAGGCCGTGGGCCTGCACATCTGGAAG GTGGAGAAGCGGCGGGTCAGCCTGCCCAAGGCCCTGTCTGCGCCCCCCGTGGCGGGCACCGCATGCCACGCGTACGACCGCGAGGTCCACCTGCGCTGTGAGCTCGCCCCGGGCTACTACCTGGCCGTGCCCAGCACCTTCCTGAAGGACGTGCCAGGGCGGTTCCTGCTCCGGGTCTTCTCCAGCGGGAGAGTCTGCCTCAG CGCCATCCAGCCGGCAGCCCAGAGCGCTGCCCCCCGGGAGGTCCTGCCCATGGGCGAGTGGGAGACCGTGAGGCTGCGGGGCTCCTGGAGAGTCGGCCGGACGGCGGGGGGCAGCCGGAACTTTGCCTCCTACCCCACCAACCCCCGCTTCCCCCTCTCGGTGCCGGAGGGCGCGGGCCCCCGCTGCGTCCGCATCACCCTGCGGCAGCACTGCCGTGACCACGAGGGCCTCCCCATCGGCTTCCACGTCTTCCAG GATCCCAACGGCTGA